A genome region from Ligilactobacillus cholophilus includes the following:
- a CDS encoding glycosyltransferase family 2 protein, with translation MNYASVIVTYNRKSLLPQAIDSVLNQTVSPSKVIVVDNASTDGTDTLMKDKYSDDSKVEYIRLSENGGGSAGFYSGLQAAIKENVDWISVSDDDAIYEKDYFEKIAKQIKENPDVKAFAGTVYNNDEIETLHRRRIKNWNIISEEEISVDEYRHNFYCDLVTFVGVVFNKDLIKKVGLPEKDYFIWYDDTEYSLRVRKYTKILNVSDAKIFHKVNSSKVQGWQPNWREYYGMRNKIQTIKKHGHPYLLARAYIYLFFVKKMVGNTVKSERKGYRRYMYRSFIDGFNDGIHDRLGKNDRYLPSVKIEKD, from the coding sequence ATGAACTATGCTAGTGTAATTGTTACATATAATCGGAAAAGTCTTCTACCACAGGCAATTGATAGTGTTTTAAATCAAACTGTTTCTCCTAGTAAAGTGATTGTAGTTGATAATGCATCAACTGATGGTACAGATACTTTAATGAAGGATAAGTACAGTGATGATTCCAAAGTAGAATATATCCGACTTTCAGAAAATGGTGGAGGATCAGCAGGTTTTTATTCTGGATTGCAAGCTGCAATTAAAGAAAATGTAGATTGGATTTCTGTATCAGATGATGATGCCATTTATGAAAAAGATTATTTTGAAAAAATTGCAAAACAAATCAAAGAAAATCCAGATGTAAAGGCATTTGCAGGGACAGTTTACAATAATGATGAAATTGAAACGTTGCATCGGAGAAGAATAAAAAATTGGAATATTATAAGTGAAGAAGAAATTTCTGTAGATGAATATCGACACAATTTTTATTGCGATTTAGTGACATTTGTAGGTGTCGTTTTTAATAAAGATCTAATTAAAAAAGTGGGATTACCAGAGAAAGATTATTTCATTTGGTATGATGATACAGAATATTCTTTAAGAGTTAGAAAATACACAAAGATTTTGAATGTATCTGATGCCAAGATATTTCATAAGGTGAACAGTAGTAAAGTTCAAGGTTGGCAACCTAATTGGCGTGAATATTATGGAATGCGCAATAAGATTCAAACAATTAAGAAACATGGCCATCCATATCTTTTGGCAAGAGCATATATTTATTTATTCTTTGTTAAAAAGATGGTAGGAAATACTGTTAAAAGTGAGCGCAAAGGATATCGTCGTTACATGTACCGTTCGTTTATTGATGGATTTAACGACGGAATACATGATCGTTTAGGTAAAAATGATCGATATTTACCCTCAGTAAAAATTGAAAAAGATTAG
- a CDS encoding beta-1,6-N-acetylglucosaminyltransferase, whose protein sequence is MKHAFLILTYKHYDQLKVLLKLLDHENADIFIHADKTDLGFNPEDYAGICKKSKVKMIPRVDVAWGDFTQELAEMNLLQEAINAGDYDYFHFISGMDLPIKSMDYIMQFFEEHNGKIFVECNDKLKNRNAFRFMLRYDVYHFFQKYIGKGRTFIKGKRWLKYIDFGQCILQHYVGISRSRKMRKAGKEIKGGSQWFSIPKKFAEYINNDRENILDFCKHGYCLDEVFMATWLYNSPFYKDIYRNGKSYVASLRRYKWKNEDPTLVTIEDIKEYDQEPDAIFARKFAIEDSPEAVEFLLKRNNK, encoded by the coding sequence ATGAAACACGCATTTTTAATTCTTACATATAAACATTATGATCAGTTAAAGGTACTTTTAAAACTTTTAGATCATGAAAATGCAGATATATTTATACATGCTGATAAAACAGATTTAGGATTTAATCCTGAAGATTATGCAGGAATTTGTAAAAAATCAAAGGTAAAAATGATTCCTCGTGTAGATGTTGCATGGGGAGATTTTACACAAGAATTGGCAGAAATGAATCTACTTCAAGAAGCAATTAATGCAGGAGATTATGATTATTTCCACTTTATTTCAGGAATGGATTTACCAATTAAATCTATGGATTATATAATGCAATTTTTTGAAGAACATAATGGCAAAATTTTTGTTGAATGTAATGATAAACTAAAGAACAGAAATGCTTTTCGTTTTATGCTACGTTATGATGTATATCATTTCTTTCAAAAGTATATTGGTAAAGGAAGAACTTTTATCAAAGGTAAGCGATGGCTAAAATATATTGATTTTGGTCAATGTATTTTACAACATTATGTGGGAATTTCACGTTCAAGAAAAATGCGTAAAGCTGGAAAAGAAATTAAAGGTGGATCCCAATGGTTTAGTATCCCTAAGAAATTTGCTGAATATATCAATAATGACCGCGAAAACATCTTGGATTTTTGTAAACATGGATATTGTTTAGATGAAGTTTTCATGGCAACTTGGTTATATAATTCTCCATTCTATAAAGATATTTACAGAAATGGAAAAAGTTATGTAGCATCTTTGAGAAGATATAAATGGAAAAATGAAGATCCAACATTAGTTACAATTGAAGATATTAAAGAATATGATCAAGAACCAGACGCTATTTTTGCAAGAAAATTTGCAATAGAAGATTCGCCTGAAGCTGTTGAGTTTTTATTGAAAAGAAATAATAAATAA
- a CDS encoding GH25 family lysozyme: MERKKRYKMYKAGKNWVFAPIVFFGLTFLDGNANVVKADNVNLVSTSSSAQTESATSASSLQQREVTLSSSSQSVSSSSQDSSSVSKQETASSSSEVSSSVAVSSSSATSSQSEQVSDSSSSNATKESSSVKAAESSQDSSSSNSQVSSSSSENSAIQSDKNESPSDSSSLSSSSQSAESSATTSDESSSTESSSSSTVDKADQSDTSSESNSTEEKTDITSEVLEQNKEILENNNGVVAEDKVMTAGDTSRSEATYVPNRSMGVDVSSYQGTDLTKYANAGAKFAIVKLTEGTNYTNPNAKGQISSAKSHGMMVQGYHYAHFGGDKSKAITEANYAINAAKQLGLPAGSYLALDFEEGFWGVSANTAAAIEFMQRIKDAGYIPLLYASSSMLTSYFNLSQIISKFGTCLWVAAYPNGSQVSTDSPNFNYFPSMDGVLMWQFTDNWKGMNVDSSINVKPLQTSYTGEKQVNGHWQYYKNGVAVKNSFVSIPGQNKTCYYDGNGNMVYGEQQINGHWYYFNTTTGAMAKGITNIGYKTCYYNSQGQMQYGEQQVNGSWYYFDKSTGAMAKGLKNIGYKTCYYNSQGQMQYGEQQVNGSWYYFDKSTGAMVTGLKNIGYKTCYYNSQGQMQYGKQEINGKTYYFNKTTGAMLVGPQSMAQFGDDHIYGFDENGQKVYGQLHYNGHWYLFDKTTGIMQTGFQNLSSYGQNKTVYYDPQNGQMQYGEKKINNAWYYFDKSTGAMATGLTNIGYKTCYYNANGQMQYGVQEIDGKKYYFNSGTGAMQTGLIKDNGNIYYADANGVLQSGEKKIDGSWYYFDKGTNKAATGLTNIGYKTCYYDANGRMQYGEKKINNAWYYFDKSTGAMATGLTNIGYKTCYYNANGQMQYGVQEIDGKKYYFNSSTGAMQTGLIKDNGNIYYADANGVLQSGEKKIDGSWYYFDKGTNKAATGLTNIGYKTCYYDANGRMQYGEKKINNAWYYFDKSTGAMATGLTNIGYKTCYYNANGQMQYGVQEIDGKTYYFNEQTGALEN; this comes from the coding sequence TTGGAACGTAAGAAAAGATATAAGATGTACAAAGCTGGAAAAAATTGGGTATTTGCACCAATTGTTTTCTTTGGTTTAACTTTTTTAGATGGTAATGCAAATGTTGTAAAAGCAGATAATGTTAATTTAGTATCAACAAGCAGTTCTGCTCAAACAGAATCTGCTACATCTGCAAGTAGTTTGCAACAACGTGAAGTTACATTATCAAGTTCAAGTCAATCAGTAAGCTCAAGTAGTCAAGATAGTTCAAGTGTAAGTAAGCAAGAAACTGCAAGTTCATCAAGCGAAGTTTCTTCATCTGTAGCTGTTTCCTCATCATCAGCTACATCATCACAAAGTGAACAAGTAAGTGATTCAAGTTCCTCAAATGCTACTAAGGAAAGTTCATCAGTTAAGGCGGCTGAAAGTAGTCAAGATAGTAGCTCTTCAAATAGTCAAGTAAGTAGTAGTTCAAGTGAAAATTCAGCTATTCAAAGTGATAAAAATGAATCACCATCTGATTCATCAAGTTTATCAAGTAGTAGTCAAAGTGCTGAATCATCAGCAACAACTTCAGATGAAAGTAGTTCAACAGAATCATCATCTTCTTCAACTGTAGATAAAGCTGATCAATCAGATACTTCATCAGAAAGCAATTCTACTGAAGAAAAAACTGATATTACATCTGAGGTTTTAGAACAAAATAAAGAAATTTTGGAAAATAATAATGGAGTAGTTGCTGAAGATAAGGTGATGACTGCTGGTGATACTAGTCGTTCAGAAGCAACTTATGTTCCTAATCGATCAATGGGTGTTGACGTATCAAGTTATCAAGGTACAGATTTAACTAAGTATGCAAATGCTGGAGCTAAGTTTGCAATTGTTAAATTAACTGAAGGTACAAACTATACTAACCCTAATGCAAAAGGACAAATTAGTTCTGCTAAATCTCATGGAATGATGGTTCAAGGTTATCATTATGCTCATTTTGGTGGAGATAAGTCTAAAGCAATCACAGAAGCTAATTATGCAATTAATGCCGCAAAGCAATTAGGATTACCAGCAGGATCCTATTTAGCATTAGACTTTGAAGAAGGTTTCTGGGGTGTTAGTGCAAACACAGCAGCTGCAATTGAATTTATGCAAAGAATAAAAGATGCAGGTTATATTCCATTGTTGTATGCATCATCATCAATGCTAACATCATATTTTAATCTTTCACAAATTATTAGTAAGTTTGGGACTTGCTTGTGGGTAGCGGCATACCCAAATGGTTCACAAGTTTCAACAGATTCTCCTAATTTTAATTACTTTCCAAGTATGGATGGTGTTTTAATGTGGCAATTTACTGATAATTGGAAAGGTATGAATGTTGATTCAAGTATTAACGTTAAACCATTACAAACATCATACACTGGCGAAAAGCAAGTAAATGGACATTGGCAATATTATAAAAATGGAGTAGCTGTAAAGAATAGTTTTGTAAGCATTCCAGGTCAAAATAAAACATGTTACTATGATGGAAATGGAAACATGGTTTATGGTGAACAACAAATTAATGGTCATTGGTACTACTTTAATACGACGACTGGAGCAATGGCTAAGGGAATTACAAATATTGGCTATAAAACTTGTTACTATAATAGTCAAGGCCAAATGCAGTATGGTGAACAACAAGTAAATGGTTCATGGTACTACTTTGATAAGTCTACTGGAGCAATGGCTAAGGGACTTAAAAATATTGGTTATAAAACCTGTTATTATAATAGTCAAGGTCAAATGCAATATGGTGAACAACAAGTGAATGGTTCATGGTATTACTTTGATAAGTCTACTGGAGCAATGGTCACAGGACTTAAAAATATTGGCTATAAAACTTGCTACTATAATAGTCAAGGCCAAATGCAATATGGTAAACAAGAAATTAATGGAAAAACATATTATTTCAATAAAACTACTGGAGCAATGCTAGTAGGACCACAAAGTATGGCACAGTTTGGAGACGATCATATTTATGGATTTGATGAAAATGGTCAAAAAGTATATGGTCAACTTCATTATAATGGGCACTGGTATTTATTTGATAAAACTACTGGAATAATGCAAACTGGATTCCAAAATTTAAGTTCATATGGTCAAAATAAAACAGTATATTATGATCCTCAAAATGGTCAGATGCAATATGGCGAAAAGAAAATAAATAATGCATGGTACTATTTTGATAAATCTACTGGAGCAATGGCTACAGGATTGACAAATATTGGATATAAGACATGTTACTATAATGCAAATGGTCAAATGCAATATGGTGTTCAAGAAATAGACGGGAAGAAATACTATTTCAATAGTGGTACTGGAGCAATGCAGACAGGATTAATCAAGGATAATGGAAATATCTATTATGCAGATGCAAATGGTGTTCTTCAAAGTGGTGAAAAGAAGATCGATGGCTCATGGTATTACTTCGATAAAGGCACTAATAAAGCAGCTACAGGATTGACAAATATTGGATATAAGACATGTTACTATGATGCAAACGGTCGAATGCAATATGGTGAAAAGAAAATAAATAATGCATGGTACTATTTTGATAAATCTACTGGAGCAATGGCCACAGGATTGACAAACATTGGATATAAGACATGTTACTATAATGCAAATGGTCAAATGCAATATGGTGTTCAAGAAATAGATGGAAAGAAATACTATTTCAATAGTAGTACTGGAGCAATGCAGACAGGATTAATCAAGGATAATGGAAATATCTATTATGCAGATGCAAATGGTGTTCTTCAAAGTGGTGAAAAGAAGATCGATGGCTCATGGTATTACTTCGATAAAGGCACTAATAAAGCAGCTACAGGATTGACAAATATTGGATATAAGACATGTTACTATGATGCAAACGGTCGAATGCAATATGGTGAAAAGAAAATAAATAATGCATGGTACTATTTTGATAAATCTACTGGAGCAATGGCCACAGGATTGACAAACATTGGATATAAGACATGTTACTATAATGCAAATGGTCAAATGCAATATGGTGTTCAAGAAATAGATGGAAAGACATATTATTTCAATGAACAAACTGGTGCTTTAGAAAATTAG
- a CDS encoding flippase: MKVLKNYLYNAGYQILSLIVPLITAPYISRVLHPAGVGYNAYTNSIIQYFVLIATLGISIYGNREIAYVRDDRKKMTQTFWEIQLLKTFTTLIAYIAFVIFLHVYDRYTVFLWIQSINIIAVALDVSWLYMGLEDFKRTVIKNTFVRLLSVVLVFTLVKKPSDVGLYIFIIAFSNIFGNLTLWPHLKHLLVPIKLKSINIFHHFIPTISLFLPQIATSIYLQLNKTMLGVMMGTKFSGFYQNSDNLVKMVLSLATSLGTVMIPHVSAAFSKGNKKNVFDLLYKSFDMLSVLAFAMMFGVAAISKNLGPFFYGKGFEPVGTAMMIESIVIVLIAWSNTIGDQYLVPTNQIKPYTTSVVLGAFVNLFANFLFIKLWGLAGAMWATVLSEVVVTGYQVWCVRKEMELSKLFQNTFKYIIAGIVMFIPVFIMNIKLPTNIVTLGIEVLVGVIIYSIMLLLLKPTSLNLILGFIHKK; the protein is encoded by the coding sequence ATGAAAGTTCTTAAAAATTACCTTTATAATGCAGGATATCAAATTCTTTCATTGATTGTTCCTTTGATTACGGCACCTTATATCAGTCGTGTCCTTCATCCTGCTGGGGTTGGTTATAATGCATATACCAACTCAATAATTCAATATTTTGTATTAATTGCAACTTTAGGTATTTCAATTTATGGAAACCGCGAAATTGCTTATGTACGAGATGATCGTAAAAAAATGACACAAACGTTTTGGGAAATTCAACTTCTTAAAACGTTTACCACATTAATTGCATATATTGCTTTTGTCATATTTTTACACGTATATGATCGATACACGGTCTTCTTATGGATTCAATCAATAAATATTATAGCCGTTGCTCTTGATGTTTCTTGGCTTTATATGGGACTTGAAGATTTTAAACGAACAGTAATTAAAAACACTTTTGTACGTTTGCTTTCTGTCGTTCTTGTTTTTACATTAGTCAAAAAGCCTAGTGATGTTGGCTTATACATTTTTATCATTGCGTTTTCAAATATTTTTGGAAATCTAACTCTATGGCCACATCTAAAACATTTATTAGTACCTATAAAGCTTAAATCAATAAATATATTCCATCATTTTATTCCAACAATAAGCCTATTTCTTCCACAAATTGCAACTTCCATTTATTTGCAATTAAACAAGACAATGCTTGGGGTCATGATGGGGACTAAATTCTCTGGATTCTATCAAAATTCTGACAATTTAGTTAAAATGGTACTATCACTAGCAACATCTTTAGGAACTGTAATGATTCCGCATGTTTCAGCTGCATTTTCTAAAGGCAACAAGAAGAATGTTTTTGATTTACTTTATAAATCATTCGATATGCTTTCAGTCTTAGCATTTGCAATGATGTTTGGAGTAGCTGCTATTAGTAAAAATCTAGGACCATTTTTCTATGGAAAAGGATTCGAACCAGTTGGTACTGCTATGATGATTGAATCAATTGTTATTGTATTAATTGCATGGAGTAATACAATTGGAGATCAATACTTAGTACCTACAAATCAAATCAAGCCATACACTACATCAGTTGTCTTAGGGGCTTTTGTTAACCTATTTGCTAACTTCCTATTTATTAAATTATGGGGATTAGCTGGTGCAATGTGGGCAACTGTTCTATCTGAAGTAGTTGTTACTGGTTACCAAGTATGGTGCGTCCGTAAAGAAATGGAACTTTCCAAACTATTCCAAAATACTTTCAAATATATTATTGCTGGAATTGTAATGTTTATTCCTGTATTTATTATGAATATTAAACTTCCAACTAATATTGTTACTTTAGGTATAGAAGTACTAGTTGGTGTAATCATTTATAGTATCATGTTATTACTTTTAAAACCTACAAGTCTTAATCTAATACTTGGCTTTATTCATAAAAAATAA
- a CDS encoding sugar transferase, which translates to MEKNGKIFINKEKVNKQYFYRTCKRIFDIVASLLGLILLSPVFLIVAIAIKLDDGGPVFYNQSRIGKDGKKFKMFKFRSMKVNADKEIDKLQQQNEVKGAMFKMKNDPRITKVGRFIRKTSIDEFPQLLNVLLGEMSIVGPRPPLPREVAKYTDYDKQRLFVCPGCTGLWQVTLRNSVGFDEMVNIDLYYIKHRSLWLDLKIMIKTIKVIFVPNTAY; encoded by the coding sequence ATGGAAAAAAATGGGAAAATATTTATTAATAAGGAAAAAGTTAATAAACAATATTTTTATCGGACTTGCAAAAGAATTTTTGATATAGTTGCGAGTTTGTTAGGTTTAATTCTTTTAAGTCCTGTTTTTCTAATTGTTGCCATTGCTATTAAGTTAGATGATGGGGGACCTGTATTTTATAATCAGAGTCGTATTGGAAAAGATGGAAAGAAATTTAAAATGTTTAAATTTCGCTCGATGAAAGTAAATGCAGATAAAGAAATTGACAAGTTGCAACAACAAAATGAAGTTAAAGGTGCAATGTTTAAAATGAAGAATGATCCTCGGATTACAAAAGTCGGAAGATTCATTCGAAAAACAAGTATTGATGAATTTCCACAATTGCTAAATGTTTTATTAGGTGAAATGAGTATTGTTGGACCACGACCACCTTTGCCAAGAGAAGTTGCTAAATATACTGACTATGACAAACAAAGACTTTTTGTTTGTCCAGGATGCACAGGTCTATGGCAAGTTACATTGCGGAATAGTGTTGGCTTTGATGAAATGGTTAATATTGATTTGTATTATATTAAGCATCGAAGTTTATGGCTAGATTTAAAAATTATGATAAAGACTATTAAAGTTATTTTTGTGCCTAATACTGCATATTAA
- a CDS encoding glycosyltransferase, translating into MKINFICPPASGNGGTETVLTKILNHYAQEHELTLTLTTKPENDNWLNSIDKNVNVKIPSHDDKLSKRLFFIKTFINTKNDENLVMLGANMIRVAATIRKVLHKKYRIVSWIHYSLFDQNMFDPKNILFADYHLAIASKIKEQLIQIGAPEEKIKLIYNPIERNHVRNTDQLTNEITYIGRTQFNGQKNLKELIDGLKKAHDMHLSVIGTEKNDQIVKDYIAKEGLSERVTWYGWQKDPWALIENKTLAIVLTSKFEGLPMVFLEAISRGIPVISADFAGYDDVVKENINGLSYPQGNTDKLAEQINKIKELTSNPIKIANSISNFYSENYFNNLDKVFSEILIK; encoded by the coding sequence ATGAAAATTAATTTTATTTGTCCTCCTGCAAGTGGTAATGGCGGCACAGAAACAGTTTTAACTAAAATTTTAAATCACTATGCTCAAGAGCATGAATTAACTTTAACTTTAACGACTAAGCCGGAAAATGATAATTGGCTTAATTCAATTGATAAAAATGTTAATGTTAAAATTCCTTCTCATGATGATAAATTAAGTAAAAGGTTATTCTTCATCAAAACATTTATTAATACCAAAAACGATGAAAACTTAGTAATGCTTGGGGCAAATATGATTAGGGTAGCAGCTACAATCCGAAAGGTGCTCCATAAAAAATATCGAATCGTTTCATGGATCCACTATTCATTATTTGATCAAAACATGTTTGATCCTAAAAACATTCTTTTTGCAGATTATCATTTAGCAATTGCATCAAAAATCAAAGAACAATTGATCCAAATTGGTGCTCCAGAAGAAAAAATTAAATTAATCTATAATCCAATTGAACGTAACCATGTTCGCAATACTGATCAATTAACAAATGAAATTACATATATTGGTCGAACCCAATTCAATGGTCAAAAAAATCTTAAAGAGTTAATTGATGGTTTAAAAAAGGCCCATGATATGCATTTGTCAGTAATTGGAACTGAAAAAAATGATCAAATTGTTAAAGATTATATTGCTAAAGAAGGCCTATCAGAAAGAGTTACTTGGTATGGGTGGCAAAAAGACCCTTGGGCGTTAATTGAAAATAAAACACTTGCAATTGTGTTAACTTCTAAATTTGAAGGTTTGCCTATGGTATTTCTAGAGGCTATTTCACGTGGAATTCCAGTGATTTCTGCAGACTTTGCCGGTTATGATGATGTAGTCAAAGAAAACATAAACGGATTAAGCTATCCACAAGGAAATACTGATAAGCTTGCTGAACAAATTAATAAAATAAAAGAATTAACAAGTAATCCTATTAAAATTGCAAATTCAATTAGTAATTTCTACAGTGAAAACTATTTTAACAACTTAGATAAAGTTTTTAGTGAAATTCTTATTAAATAA
- a CDS encoding DUF4422 domain-containing protein yields the protein MKTEIYVVTHKMARMPQDKMYIPVQVGFNDKNFENYERDNTGDNISDKNASYCELTAQYWAAKNRDADVKGLVHYRRLFTNGHSDFFKSVNQKWKDVMTQETVTKLMNQYDMILPKKRNYYIETLWSHYEHSHHIEGLEVTRNVISELYPEYLKIFDKHMKEKKAHMFNIFIAKSQLFNDYTDWLMDILNEVEQRVDISNYSKSEQRIFGYISELLIDVWVEYNQINYTEMPVMFMGNQHWIKKITNFLARKVKGRKK from the coding sequence TTGAAAACAGAAATATATGTGGTAACTCATAAAATGGCTAGAATGCCACAAGATAAAATGTATATTCCAGTTCAAGTTGGCTTTAATGACAAGAACTTTGAAAATTATGAGCGTGATAATACAGGAGATAATATTTCAGATAAAAATGCATCATATTGTGAATTAACAGCTCAATATTGGGCTGCTAAAAATAGAGATGCAGATGTTAAAGGATTAGTTCATTATCGGAGATTGTTTACAAATGGACATTCTGATTTCTTTAAATCGGTAAATCAAAAATGGAAAGATGTAATGACACAAGAGACAGTTACAAAGTTAATGAATCAATATGACATGATTCTTCCTAAGAAGAGAAATTATTATATTGAAACATTATGGTCGCATTATGAACATTCTCATCATATTGAGGGCTTGGAAGTAACAAGAAATGTAATTAGCGAACTTTATCCAGAATATTTAAAAATATTTGATAAACATATGAAAGAAAAAAAGGCTCATATGTTTAATATTTTTATTGCTAAAAGTCAATTATTTAATGACTATACAGATTGGTTAATGGATATTTTAAATGAAGTTGAACAAAGAGTCGATATCTCAAATTATAGTAAGAGTGAACAAAGAATCTTTGGATATATTAGTGAATTATTAATTGATGTTTGGGTTGAATATAACCAAATTAATTATACTGAAATGCCAGTTATGTTTATGGGAAATCAACATTGGATAAAGAAAATCACTAACTTTTTAGCAAGAAAGGTCAAAGGGAGAAAGAAATAG
- the glf gene encoding UDP-galactopyranose mutase gives MTKYLVVGAGLFGATFAHEAAKRGHEVHVIEKRDHIAGNIYTKEVDGIQVHQYGAHIFHTSKKEIWDYVNQFAEFNRYTNSPIANFHGEIYNMPFNMNTFNKLWGVITPQEAEEKINEQRAVLNGKKPENLEEQAISLVGTDIYKKLVKEYTEKQWGRDAKELPPFIIKRLPVRFTYDNNYFNDTYQGIPIGGYTQIVEKMLADDHITVETNTDFFDKKDEYLKDYDKVVFTGMIDQFFDYKLGELEYRSLRFETEELDVDNYQGNAVVNYTDKETPYTRIIEHKHFEFGKGDKDKTVITREYPATWHRGDEPYYPINDAKNNSLYKQYVELAQKEADNVIFGGRLGQYRYYNMDQVIGAALVTVDQEFH, from the coding sequence ATGACAAAATATTTAGTGGTTGGTGCTGGATTATTCGGTGCAACATTTGCTCATGAAGCTGCTAAACGTGGTCATGAAGTACACGTCATTGAAAAGCGTGATCATATTGCAGGAAATATCTACACTAAAGAAGTAGATGGTATCCAAGTTCACCAATATGGTGCACATATTTTCCACACATCTAAGAAAGAAATTTGGGACTATGTAAATCAATTTGCAGAATTTAACCGTTACACAAATAGTCCAATTGCTAACTTCCATGGCGAAATCTACAATATGCCATTTAATATGAATACCTTCAACAAATTATGGGGCGTAATTACTCCACAAGAGGCTGAAGAAAAAATTAATGAACAACGTGCAGTTTTAAATGGCAAGAAGCCAGAAAACTTAGAAGAACAAGCAATTTCATTAGTTGGAACAGATATTTACAAGAAGTTAGTTAAGGAATATACAGAAAAACAATGGGGGCGTGACGCTAAAGAATTACCTCCATTTATTATCAAACGTTTACCAGTACGTTTTACATATGATAATAACTACTTCAACGATACATACCAAGGTATTCCAATTGGTGGTTACACTCAAATTGTTGAAAAAATGTTAGCTGATGATCATATCACAGTAGAAACAAATACAGACTTCTTCGATAAGAAAGATGAATACTTAAAAGATTATGACAAAGTAGTCTTTACAGGTATGATTGATCAATTCTTTGATTACAAACTTGGTGAATTAGAATACCGTAGTCTTCGTTTTGAAACAGAAGAATTAGATGTTGATAACTATCAAGGTAATGCAGTTGTAAACTATACAGATAAGGAAACACCTTATACTCGTATCATTGAACACAAACACTTTGAATTTGGTAAAGGTGACAAAGACAAGACTGTTATTACACGTGAATACCCAGCAACATGGCACCGTGGTGACGAACCATATTACCCAATTAATGATGCTAAGAACAATTCATTATACAAGCAATATGTTGAATTAGCACAAAAAGAAGCTGATAACGTTATTTTCGGTGGTCGTTTAGGTCAATATCGTTACTACAACATGGATCAAGTAATTGGTGCTGCATTGGTAACAGTAGATCAAGAATTTCACTAA